The following proteins come from a genomic window of Salvia hispanica cultivar TCC Black 2014 chromosome 4, UniMelb_Shisp_WGS_1.0, whole genome shotgun sequence:
- the LOC125221045 gene encoding E3 ubiquitin-protein ligase ATL42-like produces the protein MQQTRNNIREQSQSRSTSITTAAAAANTIPPPSLSAFGLDKSPIEALPFFRFSSLLSSRFSLECAVCLAKFDDAGILCLLPKCIHAFHIGCIDQWLETNCTCPLCCLHGTTDDLSASLQFLHNPPPPPDSNLELELEAEREDADAGEHAADAQIEPQDLGAEESVEKRDLLRHNAPQLK, from the exons ATGCAACAGACTCGCAACAACATTCGGGAACAGAGCCAATCCCGTTCAA CCTCCatcaccaccgccgccgccgccgccaacaCCATCCCCCCTCCCTCCCTATCCGCCTTCGGCCTCGACAAATCCCCCATCGAAGCCCTCCCTTTCTTCCGCTTCTCCTCCCTTCTCAGCTCCCGCTTCAGCCTCGAATGCGCAGTCTGCCTCGCCAAATTCGACGATGCCGGCATCCTTTGCCTCCTCCCCAAATGCATTCATGCCTTCCACATCGGCTGCATCGACCAGTGGCTCGAAACGAACTGCACCTGCCCCCTATGCTGCCTCCACGGCACCACCGACGATCTCTCCGCAAGTCTCCAGTTCCTACAcaatccgccgccgccgccggattCCAATCTCGAGCTCGAGCTCGAGGCAGAGAGAGAGGACGCCGATGCCGGAGAGCATGCCGCCGATGCACAGATTGAACCACAAGATCTTGGTGCTGAAGAGTCGGTGGAGAAACGTGATCTCCTCCGACATAATGCTCCTCAACTCAAGTGA